One part of the Micrococcus sp. 2A genome encodes these proteins:
- the hisD gene encoding histidinol dehydrogenase has translation MLSVTDLRAVDTATADLSSIIPRADVDVASMVPAITPIIDEVRERGAAALLDLAERFDGVRPASLRVPVEALAEALATLDPRVRAALEESIRRARLVHAAQVPAGSRVELGEGAVVENRWVPVGRVGLYVPGGRAVYPSSVVMNVVPAQAAGVGALAVTSPPQREHGGLPHPTVLAACALLGVDEVYAAGGAQAVAMLALGVRDDDGGWLCAPVDLVTGPGNVYVAAAKRALQGTIGVDAEAGPSEIAVIADGTARADWVAADLISQSEHDPLAASVLISDSEEIVRDVLAAVEAQVPGSFHEEQIRTALTGPQSGILLVRDMDQAVEVSDRYATEHLEIQTRDPDAVAARVRNAGAVFVGPHSPVPLGDYSAGSNHVLPTSGTARHSSGLNTVTFLRSQQVIRYTAEGLAGVAEGIEALAADEGLPAHGAAIALRSE, from the coding sequence GTGCTCTCCGTGACCGATCTCCGCGCCGTGGACACCGCCACGGCGGACCTGTCCAGCATCATCCCCCGCGCGGACGTGGACGTGGCCTCGATGGTCCCCGCGATCACGCCGATCATCGACGAGGTCCGCGAGCGCGGTGCCGCCGCCCTGCTGGACCTGGCCGAGCGCTTCGACGGCGTCCGCCCGGCGTCCCTGCGCGTGCCCGTCGAGGCGCTCGCGGAGGCGCTCGCGACGCTGGACCCGCGGGTCCGCGCCGCGCTCGAGGAGTCGATCCGCCGCGCCCGTCTCGTCCACGCCGCGCAGGTGCCCGCCGGATCCAGGGTGGAGCTGGGCGAGGGCGCCGTCGTCGAGAACCGCTGGGTGCCCGTGGGCCGCGTGGGCCTCTACGTGCCCGGCGGGCGCGCGGTGTACCCCTCCTCCGTGGTGATGAACGTGGTGCCCGCGCAGGCGGCCGGTGTGGGCGCGCTCGCCGTGACCTCGCCCCCGCAGCGGGAGCACGGCGGCCTGCCCCACCCCACGGTGCTCGCGGCCTGCGCACTGCTGGGGGTGGACGAGGTCTACGCGGCCGGCGGCGCCCAGGCCGTGGCCATGCTCGCGCTCGGCGTCCGGGACGACGACGGCGGCTGGCTGTGCGCGCCCGTGGACCTGGTGACCGGGCCGGGCAACGTGTACGTGGCCGCGGCGAAGCGCGCCCTGCAGGGGACGATCGGCGTGGACGCCGAGGCCGGGCCGAGCGAGATCGCGGTGATCGCGGACGGCACGGCGCGGGCGGACTGGGTGGCCGCTGACCTGATCAGCCAGTCCGAGCACGATCCGCTGGCCGCGTCCGTGCTCATCTCCGACTCCGAGGAGATCGTCCGGGACGTGCTGGCCGCCGTCGAGGCCCAGGTGCCCGGGTCGTTCCACGAGGAGCAGATCCGCACGGCGCTGACCGGCCCGCAGTCCGGGATCCTGCTGGTGCGGGACATGGACCAGGCCGTGGAGGTCTCCGACCGCTACGCCACCGAGCACCTCGAGATCCAGACGCGCGACCCCGACGCCGTCGCGGCCCGGGTGCGCAACGCCGGCGCCGTGTTCGTGGGGCCGCACTCCCCCGTGCCGCTCGGGGACTACTCCGCCGGGTCCAACCACGTGCTGCCCACCTCCGGCACCGCGCGGCACTCCTCCGGGCTGAACACCGTGACGTTCCTGCGCTCCCAGCAGGTGATCCGCTACACGGCCGAGGGGCTGGCCGGGGTGGCCGAGGGCATCGAGGCGCTCGCGGCCGACGAGGGCCTGCCCGCGCACGGCGCCGCCATCGCCCTGCGCTCCGAGTGA
- a CDS encoding RNA-binding S4 domain-containing protein, with protein sequence MSGPAGGGTVRIDAWLWAVRLYKTRSAATAAVRAGHVRVDGEPVKAAVSVVVGNRIRVRQDGRERILEVTGLISKRVGAPVAVKQYVDHSPPPVPRELLSVPYRERGAGRPTKRDRRQLDALRGRDGAGRG encoded by the coding sequence ATGAGCGGGCCTGCAGGCGGGGGGACCGTCCGGATCGACGCGTGGCTCTGGGCCGTGCGCCTCTACAAGACCCGCTCCGCCGCGACGGCGGCCGTGCGGGCCGGCCACGTCCGCGTGGACGGCGAGCCGGTGAAGGCGGCGGTGTCCGTCGTCGTCGGGAACCGGATCCGGGTGCGGCAGGACGGCCGCGAGCGGATCCTCGAGGTGACCGGCCTGATCTCCAAGCGCGTGGGCGCGCCGGTGGCGGTCAAGCAGTACGTGGACCACTCGCCGCCGCCCGTGCCGCGCGAGCTGCTGTCCGTCCCCTACCGCGAGCGCGGCGCGGGTCGGCCCACCAAGCGGGACCGCCGGCAGCTGGACGCGCTGCGCGGGCGGGACGGGGCCGGGCGGGGCTGA
- a CDS encoding ATP-binding cassette domain-containing protein, which produces MSVIAPVLTLDRVQVGYRHPDGGTRVLVESLDLTLAPGDVVGLWGRSGTGKSSLIRHLAGLSRPLSGRIIYRSPDGSLAGEVADLSAGDLARYRRVHLGYVDQSCELIGELSALDNAGVWIHGGRLAGSVPEAQQTVRGQLERLGLGHRLGAPASRLSGGEAQRVALVRALSKRPHLIVADEPTGHLDGSAAREAIALLREHAAAGAAVLLASHDPLVHAAVDRAVRVGED; this is translated from the coding sequence ATGAGTGTGATCGCGCCCGTGCTCACCCTCGACCGCGTCCAGGTCGGCTACCGCCATCCCGACGGCGGCACCCGCGTGCTCGTCGAGTCCCTGGACTTGACCCTTGCGCCCGGCGACGTCGTCGGACTCTGGGGCCGCTCCGGCACGGGGAAGTCCTCCCTGATCCGCCACCTGGCCGGGCTGTCCCGCCCGCTGTCCGGACGGATCATCTACCGCAGCCCCGACGGATCGCTGGCCGGGGAGGTCGCGGACCTCTCGGCCGGGGATCTCGCGCGGTACCGGCGGGTGCACCTGGGCTACGTGGACCAGTCCTGCGAGCTCATCGGCGAGCTCTCCGCGCTCGACAACGCGGGTGTGTGGATCCACGGCGGGCGCCTCGCGGGGTCTGTGCCCGAGGCACAGCAGACGGTCCGGGGCCAGCTCGAGCGACTCGGACTGGGGCACCGGCTCGGCGCGCCCGCCTCCCGGCTGTCCGGGGGCGAAGCCCAGCGGGTGGCGCTGGTCAGGGCCCTCTCCAAGCGGCCGCACCTGATCGTGGCCGACGAGCCCACCGGCCACCTCGACGGCTCTGCGGCCCGTGAGGCCATCGCGCTGCTGCGCGAGCACGCCGCGGCCGGGGCCGCTGTACTCTTGGCCAGCCACGACCCTCTAGTCCACGCAGCCGTCGACCGGGCCGTCCGCGTCGGCGAGGACTGA